In Campylobacter massiliensis, the DNA window AGAAACCGAGCTCATAAAGGTTGGAGATAGCTTTAAATTTTAGCTGTTTTCGGTTCGCGGCTCAAATTTGAAACGGCTTTAGAAAAGCTTTCAAATTTGGATTTGGTATCGATCGGCGACAAAAATAAAAAGATTAAATTTGACTCGAAAGTAGCGTGCAAAACCCAAGCGGCGCAAATTTGATCTAAATTTGAAATAAGTATAAAACACAAAACGAAAGGGGACAAAATGGCTACTGCTAAGCTAATCTGTGCGGTCATAGGCTTGATCGCCGTCGTGTTTTTATTGGTCAAAAAAAGAGAGACCAAAACCGTGCTCATCGGCGTGGGACTCGTGCTCTGCGTCATCTGTCTAAATCCGCTCGGAGCGCTTGAGAGCTTTACGAAGTCGATGACTTCGGCCGGCCTTATCAAGGCGATATGCGCCAGCATGGGCTTTGCCTACGTTATGAAGGTGACTAAGTGCGACCAGCACCTAGTTTTGCTACTTACCAAGCCGATGAAAAATATCGGATTTTTGCTGATTCCGGCTACTTTCGTGCTGACTTATTTTATCAACATCGCGATACCGTCGGCTGCGGGCTGCTCGGCTGCGGTGGGAGCTACGATGATACCGCTCTTGATGGCGTCGGGCGTACGTCCTGCGATGGCGGGAGCGGCTGTGTTTGCTGGTACGTTTGGCGGCGTGCTAAGCCCCGGCTCGGCGCATAATATCTTCGTAACCGATATGGTAAAAAAGACAAATGAAGCCTACACCGTCCAAGACGTCATCGGCGTTCAGTTTCCAAACGCCGTCGCCGCAGGCATCGTAGTTTTGATCGTGATTAGCTTGACGGCGATTATCTTTAAAGATTATCAAAAAGGACAGGATTTCTCGTCTAAATCTACAAGCAACGCGGG includes these proteins:
- the dcuC gene encoding C4-dicarboxylate transporter DcuC is translated as MATAKLICAVIGLIAVVFLLVKKRETKTVLIGVGLVLCVICLNPLGALESFTKSMTSAGLIKAICASMGFAYVMKVTKCDQHLVLLLTKPMKNIGFLLIPATFVLTYFINIAIPSAAGCSAAVGATMIPLLMASGVRPAMAGAAVFAGTFGGVLSPGSAHNIFVTDMVKKTNEAYTVQDVIGVQFPNAVAAGIVVLIVISLTAIIFKDYQKGQDFSSKSTSNAGEATQTKVNLLFALAPLIPLVILIVGGTGLNKISWLAWTKMGVAEAMILGAIIAVFITWTSPEKITKEFFNGMGSAYAEVMGIIIAAGVFVAGLKACGAIDAVTEWLKHSQEFVRYGGTFVPYLMGTVTGSGDAATMAFNQAITVHAADLGFTQDKLGMAAAISGALGRSSSPIAGAAIVCAGLAMVSPVEIAKRTAPAMAIAVCVIAFFML